One Rhinolophus sinicus isolate RSC01 linkage group LG06, ASM3656204v1, whole genome shotgun sequence DNA window includes the following coding sequences:
- the IFITM10 gene encoding interferon-induced transmembrane protein 10, which yields MWLGPEAAGWGPAQGFWLPQPGWYGSGRTPRDAPHSPCSAPRVCTVTLSAGSLRSPRGQLPPLLWNVEAGSLEEPSAALALVLAGSALRCTSPAGPGQGAEDGELVPLLRWTLGALERGSLTVVCTGQEEGLPGDTAGRAQLGDQLGQGLGAHPEGGVREWTRIWGDGWRGYRVRRWRIPSLASSAAPEGQASGGRHGPHPAGGRRRGGGCARRRESGLGCSRAAGLALRRERRHRGRQRRQPCALPARCPACSPHRAWAAGTRSRRTDSGPRDGGRTRGRSAGPPAQESPPQGPGQCPAPLGAPASTTDGTQEVRVPLDGAFWIPRPPAGSPKGCFACVSKPPALQAPAVPAPEPSASPPMAPTLFPMESKSGKTDSVRTAGAPQACKHLAEKKTMTNPTTVIEVYPDTSEVNDYYLWSIFNFVYLNFCCLGFIALAYSLKVRDKKLLNDLNGAVEDAKTARLFNITSSALAASCIILVFIFLRYPLTDY from the exons ATGTGGCTTGGGCCGGAGGCTGCAGGGTGGGGCCCGGCACAGGGGTTCTG GCTCCCCCAACCAGGCTGGTATGGCTCAGGCCGCACGCCCCGAGATGCCCCCCACAGCCCCTGCTCTGCTCCCCGTGTGTGCACTGTGACCCTCTCAGCTGGGAGCCTCAGGTCCCCCAGAGGGCAGCTCCCACCCCTGCTCTGGAACGTGGAG GCTGGGAGCCTGGAGGAGCCCAGTGCAGCGCTGGCTCTGGTCCTGGCTGGCTCAGCCCTGCGCTGCACCAGCCCGGCAGGCCCTGGGCAAGG GGCGGAAGATGGGGAGCTCGTGCCCCTCCTGAGGTGGACACTGGGGGCCTTGGAGAGAGGCAGCCTCACGGTGGTCT GTACGGGACAGGAGGAAGGGCTCCCTGGGGACACAGCGGGGAGGGCCCAGCTCGGGGACCAGCTCGGACAGGGGCTGGGGGCTCATCCAGAGGGAGGAGTCAGGGAGTGGACCAGGATCTGGGGAGACGGGTGGCGTGGGTACCGAGTCCGGCGCTGGAGGATACCATCCCTGGCAAGCTCTGCAGCCCCCGAGGGTCAGGCTTCCGGCGGGCGCCACGGCCCCCACCCTGCCGGCGGGAGGAGGCGGGGAGGTGGCTGCGCCCGCCGCCGTGAGTCAGGCTTGGGCTGCAGCCGCGCGGCCGGGCTGGCGCTGCGGAGGGAGCGCAGGCACCGGGGGAGGCAACGCCGCCAGCCCTGCGCCCTCCCCGCCCGCTGCCCCGCGTGCTCCCCGCACCGAGCTTGGGCCGCTGGGACGCGGAGCCGCCGGACAGACAGCGGCCCGCGGGACGGTGGAAGGACGCGCGGTCGGAGCGCAGGCCCGCCAGCCCAAGAGTCGCCC ccccagggcccTGGCCAGTGCCCAGCCCCGCTGGGAGCTCCGGCCAGCACCACGGACGGCACCCAGGAAGTCCGAGTGCCCCTGGACGGGGCCTTCTGGATTCCCAGGCCCCCGGCAGGTTCACCCAAAGGCTGCTTCGCCTGTGTGTCCAAGCCCCCTGCCCTGCAGGCGCCGGCGGTCCCGGCCCCTGAGCCCTCGGCCTCGCCCCCCATGGCGCCCACTCTGTTCCCCATGGAGTCCAAGAGCGGCAAGACGGACAGCGTGCGGACCGCTGGCGCCCCCCAGGCCTGCAAGCACCTCGCGGAGAAGAAGACGATGACGAACCCCACGACGGTCATCGAGGTCTACCCAGACACCAGCGAGGTGAACGACTACTACCTATGGTCCATCTTCAACTTTGTCTACCTCAACTTCTGCTGCCTGGGTTTCATCGCTCTGGCCTACTCCCTCAAA GTTCGGGACAAGAAGCTTCTCAATGACCTGAATGGAGCGGTGGAAGATGCCAAGACGGCCCGGCTGTTCAACATCACCAGCTCCGCCCTGGCCGCCTCCTGCATCATCCTGGTCTTCATCTTCCTGCGGTACCCACTCACCGACTACTGA